The following DNA comes from Ailuropoda melanoleuca isolate Jingjing chromosome 19, ASM200744v2, whole genome shotgun sequence.
ggcaggggatgggaagctaggaaataaaaatatgggatGGTTTTGAGTACAAAACACTTTAGGATTAGAACCTGAAACATTATTTGAGTAACCGGTAAGTAAAACAGAATTATTTCGAGAGGCATCACCCATGTTATTATAGAGGAACCTGTATCTTAAGTCTTTTCAGGGTTCATATGTTAATAAAGCATTGCTTAAATTCTCTACATGCAAACTACTTCTGTTTTAGGGCACTATCAGcaagatattttttccaaagatcaGTGGTAAGATTTAATATTCTCTTCCCCCTACTCTGTTTTCTCTTGGAAAAAGCATAACTATGATTTTGTATCAGGCGGTGGACATTGAAAAGACTCATGCAATGTCAATAATGTTCACGAACTTACCTGAATCTGGTTACTTCAGTTATTTGGAACATTATGAGTATGAAGTTATGAGCTTGATCTTCCTAATGTGGGCCAGTTAGTTTCACTGTTTGAAGGTAAAATGTATTCTTCAATTCAATACCTTGAATTCAAAATGGaatcattagaaaaaattttttcaagtaCAATTGGTACTCACAAGGAGGCCACACATAAAACTTAGTACTGGAAAAACAACTCAATATGTGCCTTAACTGAAAGTATATTGAGCATGCTGCCCTTGTATAAACTCCGTGTTACATCTTCTATATCTCAAACTTCAGGTCAGTGAATCTCACCCATGAAATTACAGAATTTAGCTTCACCTGCATTTATTGTGAACCTATCAGAAGTAGTATTCTAAAAGCCACATTGGGTCTTAATCATGGTTGCAGTCAAGGGGGCATCGCAGACTGTGAATATCTGAAATTATTCTCATTGGAAAGCAAAAATTAAGGACTAAACTAGATTTTAGGCCGAAATTTCTGAGTAAAAAGAATCCAAGtcttgtcccttttttttttcctaatgacctgggggtgggttttttttttttttttcctgatgacctgggggtggggtgctctGAGACAGTGATTCTGAAATTGGGGAGTACATTAGAACCAACTGATTTCTAAGCCCCCATCAACCTACTCCAGATCCATAGGTATGGAGctaggaaataaataatttttaacaatttccctAGTTGATTCTGATGTAttctaaaatttgagaaccactgatcttgTGGTGATTAAAATATTAGTCCTGTGactttagaattttagaatttttgtttgtttctctgaatGTTACGGGTTTcccccatattttgtttttttgttagcAACCTTTCCCCTCGACCTCACAAAAACTCGACTCCAAATGCAAGGAGAGGCTGCCCTTGCTCGGTTGGGAGACAGTGGAAAAGAATGTGCTCCCTATAGGGGCATGGTGCGCACAGCCCTAGGGATTGTTCAAGAAGAAGGCTTTCTAAAGCTTTGGCAAGGAGTGACACCTGCCATTTACAGACACATAGGTATTTATCTTGATTCCAGCTGGTAAGTTTGTTATGAGTTGTGTGTCCTCTGCTTTTGTGTTGAGCTATGCTCAACACCCAGTAGTTGTTTTTCGCTAATgtgataaatgaatatatattctcttaagaagaaaattaacCACTGATTGTTAGTAAGGAATGATTGccttaaatttttagaaatgcataTAGAAGCATTTAGGGATGAACTGTCATGATGTCTGTAATGTACTTCAAAATAATTaagcagaaaaatgaatcaaatatggCAAAAAATGTTAGCAAACGATACATTTCAAGGATACAGAAGGAGTTATTTGTTCTACTTTTCTGCatgtttgaagttttttttttttaatgattttttattatattatgttagtcaccatacagtacatccccggattccgatgtaaagttcaatgctccattagtgaagtttttaagaaaaaaaatgagtgataTTGTGTCTCCACTtaagaaactttaaaacacaaaatttaaatttttcacattctttgaaaattaaaatatatttgaccaAAATGCCAAATCTCACTAGTCTCTGTCCCATGCACTACAGACTAGGCAAAGTTGAAAGGGAACAGGGGTGACTGATCCAATTCTGGCAACTGAGTGATTGCAGTGCAGCTGATTTTCGCATCAGTTCCCAAGGCTACCTACCCACCCGTGTGGGCCTTTAGTCACTCTTAAAGGGAAATATTTGCAGCTGCGCCATAGCCAGTGAGAATACTTTTCTACTCTGCTTCTCAAGTGACACTCAGAAAGATAGTCATTGTTCAGTTTTCAGCTTGTGGACAGGAGAATATAAACTTGGCTTCAAAAGGAGGTAGGACAGGTGCCGCATTCTTCTCTATGTTCATAATATTTCTGCAAGTACATAGGGACCCTTGACCAGAAAAGTGTCCAGTACTAATACTTACCAgcttatgatttttaaagttcagttCTTGAGATGAGTAAGTTAGAGTGTCTACACTGAGAGTTTTCCAGAAGTGTGTGTAGAGACTATTGCTGTTTTGGTGCTTTCTATATTTgtgaatatgttaaaatattttatcaggcTTCCTGAAATATCAAGAAAAGTGCTCTCTATGATTACCATGTactgattttaatgattttttattttctaatctttttttaaaatattttctcctttgcttcctaTTATTGTTTTGAGtttcacttcttttcatttttattttgtggaccATCCTATATGGCTTTACAGTTAAGATTCATTTCATATAATTGACAGTTGACTGAAAAAGTTACCCCAATATAATAAATTATCCAGTGAAGTTATgcatgtttattaaatgaaaatgccTGCTGTGTACCAAGCTCTGTATTTGGGTACATAGAGtaatgaaaacacacaaaacctGCCCTGAAAAGCTCATGGTCTGATGGAAAGATGAGCAACGAAATCAGGTTAATCTACAGTTAATGTGATAAATGTCATATATGATGTAAGCCTGGGTAGTTCTGGGGAAACAGAGGAGAAGCATGGCAGATGCAGTGGCAGGCTAGAACACTGAGGTTGGAGAGCACTTTTTAGAAAACGTGTTCTTTGAATTGAGTCTTGGAGGACTAGGAGGAGTTAGCAAAGCAGACAAGGGAGAATCCATTCAAGAAAGATCAGACAGCATGTGAGAAGGCCTGAGGCTTAAGAAGGCATGCCACCTTTCGAGAAGCATCAAGAAAAGCCCACGTGTTGGAAGCATAGGGCGCATGAGAGAACAACACAGCTAGAGAGATCGACTGGCCCAGGTCAAAATGCCCACTTGTTTTATTAAACGTCTCTCTGAATTCACCTTTTAAATGATCCATTCTACACAGTGTACTCCGGAGGTCGCATGGTCACTTATGAACATCTTCGTGAAGTTGTATTTGGCAAAAGTGAAGATAAGCATTATCCCCTTTGGtaagttttgttttgaaaaataacatataCTATTGACCCTAAGGCTCTAATGTGTATCCATTAGATTTGTATAAAATTGTGTATTTGTACCAAAATTGCCTCAAGTTAtaggcttaaaataataaataattacaatgtaAATCCAAATAAGGGAGCATTTACTGCACATTGTATACaaacatacatgtgtgtatgtatatgaaattttgcatataaattaatgttttaatattaaaagaattccttttttaaaaaaagattttatatatttatcaaagagagagagagctagtgcacaagcagggggagggacaaagggagggaaagcaggctcctggctgagcccgctgtaggactcgatcccaggaccctgggatcgtgacctgagccgaaggcagaagcttaaccagctgagccacccagacatcccaataTTAAAAGAATTCTTACAGAGCACCTTCTCTATGCCTCTTTCTATGGAGAGACGAGCTTTTGAGCCATACAGAGACAGGCTCAACTTCCTGCTCTACTAGTATGGATGTAATCTGGTTAAACTACTTTCCCGCTTTGATCTTCAGTTTTCTTAGCTGTAGAAGTAATACCTACCATCAGGCTTTTGTTTCTGTAGGATTAGATGAGATATTGAATGTAAGTGCATATCACttataacagaaacaaaaataggttattataaataatatacatagaactcctacaaataaattgaaaaaatataaaaacaccaagaaaatagGGAAAGGATACCAACAGacaaaattcacaaaagaaaaaatataaatgttcattaaacataaaaatgttcaacctcACCAGTAATCAGGGCAACTAATTAAAACTATCTTTTAGCCATTAAACTGTTAACAGGAATGTAAGTTACTATATAGTCTTTTTGGAGAATAGAGCATGTTAAGATGTTTCAATGTGTAATCTTTTGACCCAGCAACACTTCCTTTATGGTATAATCACATTCAGAAATACTTGTACATATGCATAAacacacagacccacacacacacagatattggCTGTAGCAGTGCTGAtatagtaactttttttaaaaaggtaaataactaTCAATTGGGAAGTATTagataaattttgatatgtttataCAGGGAAGCATAGTAACACAGCTTTGAAAGAATGAGATAGGTTTTATATGGCTAACCTATAAGGGTGTTTATCATATCTTGCTGGGCTAAAAAAAACCTAAGTCACAGCTATAAGAAAATGGCAATAAGCAGAATTTCACCTTTCGGGCAAACTTTCTaggctctgtttttgtttgttttttaaattataatgcaTTGAGCTATACTAATTGCTTTCCCAGAATTAGCGATGAAATAAATTAACAATCCTTGCATTCTGTAATTCCCCCCAGAAGAGAAATGTATAGATAAGGGGTTCAAAGGAAATGTTTCACTATGAAGTCAACTCTCAGGGTAGATGGGCTTGATGTCTTTTGACCCAGTCAGAACAATTCAGTCAATAGGTATTTATTGAATGGTCGTGGTGTGCCAGTCCTGTACTTAGTTACTGAGGCTACGGTAATGAAAAAGATAGTCCCTGCCATCACTGAGCACACAGTAATAGATGCTTAAACAATTAGAATTATGTCACAATTACTGAGGAGGCAGCGGTTATGAGattctcaaagagaaaaaaacagtgcTGTGTTCATCATCGTGAGACCAGGCACTCTCCTAGGCTGCTGTTATTGGTGGAGATTGATACAAGTTGTATGGAAAGCAATTTGCAGGGCCTATCAAAGGTCATGTAATTGTTCAGATTTTTTAGTTAAAAGTTAAGCTGtctaaataaattgtgataagtccataaaatagaatgctatgaaacaattttttaagatgAGGCAGCTCTATATGAACTGATAACTTTTGAGATACGTTATTaggaaaaatatatcttaaaggaCATTATTAGGGAAAAATTGAGGTGCGGAACAGTATTCAATCTAGCATTCtacatttgtgcttttttttttttttaagattttatttgtttattagagtgCAGGTGGGgcaagaggaggcagagggagaaggaaagaatcccaagcagaccccgagccgagcacggagcccgacgtggggcttgatcccaccaccccgatatcacgactctgagatcatgacccgagcagaaaccaagagctggtggCTCAGTCTATAAACTGAAAATCAGTctgttgagccacccaggcacccctacatttgtgcttttaaaaaggagtattaatacatatatgtttgtgtgtacaCAAACTGTCAATTGTAACTTAGTGCATAAGACTGTGTGGTCTGCACTCAGACTTTCTGCTGTTATAGCTTGGCTGTACCACCCACTCGTTGTGTGATTTGAGCTGTCCTTTAAGTGCTTTTATGccacagtttccttatctgtaaagagGATTTTACAGTAGTATGAATAACATAGGGttgatatgaaaattaaatggtgtttttaaaatgcttgaaCAGGGCCTgacataataagcactcagtgaatgtattattattatgtgCAGGAAATCATAAGAAACTAGCAATTGTGATTGCTTCAGAGGAAGGGAACTGATAATAGGGACCCTATTTTTACTTTATACCCATTTGTAActcttcaaatattgttttagagtaaaaggaaagaaatgatccCCTTTCTTCTAAGAAAAGGTAAAAGATGATCAGAGCCTGGTCTGAGACACAAGTAGCTGGaatggagaggaggggatggaTTTAAAGCATGTTTAAGTATAGCAGTCTAGACTTGATCACTGTTGGCTTTGGGAGGTGAGGAGAAGAAAGAGTcgaggggcagagagagtttcttcaaagagaaggaagttCTCAACCTTCCCTTTAGTTTGTAAAACTACTTAAATAGTAGTTTACGAAATCTGACTTACCAGCTTTTGTCTGTTAGACTGATTATATCTATGTTGTTTTTGTTCCCCTGTGGTCAGGGTTAAACTACAATTAAATGGTCAGTTCAGATATTTATAACTTCGAAGCAACTgttctttctttgaatttcagGCCATAGAAGGCCCCTGAAGCCAGATTTGAATTTCAGGCCATAGGAGGCCCCTGAAGCCAGATTTGAATTTCAGGCCATAGAAGGCCCCTGAAGCCAGATTTGAATTTCAGGCCATAGGAGGCCCCTGAAACCAGATTTGAATTTCAACTCCTTATAGTTCTTTAACAGTAAAGAGAAACCATCTACTTTCCTCTGTGATTTGTATGTCCATCCTTTTCCTCACTTTGTCTTAAATCCCCTATGCAGGGGCTGGACCAGCTTGGCACTGTTCACTACAAAGTTTGCAAAATTaacagaaactattaaaaaaatgtgtctcCTTTTGTAATTAGGAAATCAGTAATTGGAGGTATGATGGCTGGTGTCGTTGGCCAATTTTTAGCCAACCCAACTGATCTCGTGAAGGTTCAGatgcaaatggaaggaaaaaggaaacttgaAGGAAAACCTTTGAGGTAAGTTCTCCAATTAACTGATTCTGTTCCTTTCCCCTGTCATAGTTTGAACATGTACCTActgatttatgcatttttataatCCAACATTCAGTGAAGACATTCATTCTGACTCTTTCAACTTGGAAGATGTATTCATTAAGAGGAGGGTTAGCATGGGTCTTTTCAGTGCATAGTAAGGTGTACGtgttctcttccagaaacactatACGTGCGCTTAGCTGTTTGCTGCTTTTCCCAGCCAAGTCAGCTTAGATTTGTCCCATTACAGCTTGATATAAAGAGTCTGATCACTAAAATTTGCACTCTGCCCCAGCGTAAATCCCGATTTTGCCACTGTGGCTTAGTGTTGTAGAAGTCACTCGGCACTCCTACTCTCTTCGTCTTTAAAAGGCACTGTTCAGAATGTTTGCATGACACGCTGCCCGGGCTCTTCCATGGCTAAAAGCTTGGTTCCTTTCCATTTATCCCTGAAGGAATGAACACAGCAAGATTGACCTTGCACGTTCTTCCCACTTCCCTGTCTAATCCCAttcctcctcttttcccccaGTTTAAGCAAGTTTTTTATTATGCCTTTGTGATATAAAATTCTCCCACTGCATTACTCTATGTTATTGTAGTCTGCCTTTCTTCAAAGGGACTTCAtgttcaataatttattaaaataccaCTTAACCTGTTTCTCTGGGAAAGGGACAAAATTTTAGAGATTGATAGACCTgccagaaaagaggaaaagtgcaGAACACCTTGGGCTGTGTATGAAGATGTCTGCTCCTCTGAACACTGCAGGTCTGTGGCGGGGCCGGAGGTGAAGGAGGGTTTGGGAACTCCTATGGGAGCCCACCACTGACAGTGACCACTGCTCTTCACTGTGCTGcccctctggctggctcagtggaagTTGAGGTTGGACTTGGCAGTCCAGGCCCCCCTTGAGCCCTCCAGAGAGAACACCTACCACAGAGGAGAAAAGAGTACAACTCTGACTTAACCAAGTAGTTTACAGAATCCCAGGACCCATTTTATCATCTTGTAACAACTTCTTCTTAATTACCAAGGAGCAGGAAGAAGTGATGTTGCCGTGGTTGGCTATATGGAGAGAACTATGGGGAGCCAGAGAAATCTGAGTCTTTAACTAATCTTgtcaattttttccccttcctttgtcTCCACTGTTAGAAATTTTGGGTTTGATGTAGTAGTAAAAAACATTCCCTGTTGTTGTAAAGAACATCAACCTTGGGGTCAGACAACCCGGGATTCGTATCCAGCCTTTACCACATTTTAGCTCTGACCCTAGTCAAGTTCCTTAACTGctctaagccttagtttcctcagtTGGAAATTCGAATGTAAATTCACACTTCATAGAGTTTTCAGgaataaaatttagtttatgtatataaaaagtcTTGTGCTTAATAAGTGCACAACAGATTTTAACTACAATGACCATCATTTGTGAGTATAACTTCCCATGTAGTATTATAACAATTATGCATGCCCAATAAATATGTCATATTGTCTTTTTGGTGAGACTTAGGGAATGTAGTGCGTAAGTAAAAGCCACTTAGCTGGTCAGTGGTAAAGGTAGCATTGGACTCCAGGTATTTCTGACTATATAAAACCCAGACTGTTATTTTATAACAGAGGTTTCCAGATTTGATTCATGGTTCAGCACCATTTTTCACCTGTgtaccaaaaaaatgaacaaaatcaggATAGGATAGTAAATTTTTATAAGCCAAAACAGTATTCAATTTTAGGAACTTCTATTATGAGATTGCCCTCCCTACTCTTTGGactaaaaatatcatttcttttatgaGAATATGtgaggattgatttttttttaaatttctaacaattttatgttatttttctaacAATTTTCTAACAATTTCTAACAATTAGTTATTTTCTaacaattttatgttatatatctaaaatgttattttactcCAAATTATAACAGCTATAGGTGAAGTTTATCCTGTTGCATTCCAGAGAAATGCATAGAATTTTcacatttcttcattatttttcttttagatttcgTGGTGTGCATCATGCATTTGCAAAAATCTTATCTGAAGGAGGAATTCGTGGGCTTTGGGCAGGCTGGGTACCCAATATACAGAGAGCAGCACTTGTGAATATGGGAGGTAATGGAAACTTTATTGAACTCTGAGAAGTCCTTAACTACCTTCATCATTGTAATGATAAGCACTGACATcaggaaaaaggaacaaatttattttattatttttagtaatatacATTGGCAACAGTCTTCTTTTAAGTTGTAGCACTGTAATTGAATATTTTGTCTAGagtattttcacttttctccatGGTGATCTATGAAAAGGATTTCCTAAAACTAGCAAATTGTGACAATAAGAAGATAGGACTAAACTATTTCTAAAGTCTCCTCTCTACCCACACCCTCCTCCAAGATCCAAACTGGCACATGTAACCATGTGACAATCATTATATCCAGAATGTACTACTCTTTCCCCCAACTTGTGCAGCAGGCATCCCAGACTGGAAACCTGAACATTTCCTTAACTCATCCTGTCCCTCACCTCCCATAGTCAGTCACTaactgcttctattttttttttttaaagattttatttatttgtcagagagagagagagggcgagcacacaagcagggggagcggcaggcagaacaggcagaggcagaaacaggctccccgctaagcagggagcccaatgcaggactcagtcctaggacactggggatcatgacctgagctgaaggcttgactgactgaggcacccaggcatcccttgcttctgtcttctaaatatttcttaaaagtataCCCTCTGCAATACCTGCCACCTTAGTGtccttaaaacaaccatttttacAATTCTCACcatcaaggccacacagctagggCACTGCCATAGCCGTCAGGCTagtctcctcttctgtcctcaAATTTATACCCAGTTTCCAGAGGGATTTATCTAAAACACAGATCTGAACATGTTACTGGGACCCTTAGAACATTTTACTGGCTTCTCATCactcacagaagaaaatgtaaattttgtaaCATAAAAGAGAAGGTCTGCACAATCCAACTGGTGCCTTCAGGGAATTGAGCAATTCATTGATTCGGGAGTAAAGAGTGAAGCAGAGAGTCAGTCAGAAGGTTCCACTGCCTGTGCATACCACAGTGCTCTTCACCTCctactttctcctccctcttcttctagtTTCCTTCTGCAGATCTTTTAGTACTCCACTGAGATGTCTCTCTACCTTGTATTTTTCCTGAACCCCACAACCACCCTTCCCTAGCCATGTTGTGTAGATACCCTTTTATGAGTTTCTCTAGTTCCCGGTGCTTACCTCTCTGATCTCTTGTACCTCATTCCATTGCTTTCTACTGTGTGTCCGTCTCCTCTGCTAGATAATGAGTCTCCTGAAGGCAAGGATGTGttattatatcattattttcCTAGTCCCTTATGTAGCCAGTAGacatttgatgaatgaattaatgaatgaaaggatTGTTTCTAAGACCAAAATTATGATTCTAGGAAATGAATGGATGGCCTTTTTGAGGGTTATAGTAACATATCACTTAAACctcaaaggaaataaatctattttttattttgctatttccGTCCACCCATGGCTACTGCATCATATTGGTGGCTATATTAGTTATCAGGAGTCTTTACTGATTGTAGTTCCTCAGTTTGATGCTTCAAAAATCTGTCGTAGCTCAGGttgctcttccagcttccagctaTTTACTGAGAATGGCATTTGGGTTATCTGGAATATATCACTTTGTGTCCAAACCAGACTCATTCATCAAACTACTTCCTTCTCCATTCCTCCCAACCCCAAAATATGATATCACCTTCTCACTTGAACAATACAGAAACCTAGGCATGAgttttgtctctttcctttcACTCACTCCTTATAGCCAATCAGTCACCAAGTCCAAGCACTTCTGTCTCCTAGCTGTATCTCACATCCAT
Coding sequences within:
- the SLC25A27 gene encoding mitochondrial uncoupling protein 4 isoform X1, which gives rise to MSVPEDEERLLPLAQRWPRASKFLLSGCAATVAELATFPLDLTKTRLQMQGEAALARLGDSGKECAPYRGMVRTALGIVQEEGFLKLWQGVTPAIYRHIVYSGGRMVTYEHLREVVFGKSEDKHYPLWKSVIGGMMAGVVGQFLANPTDLVKVQMQMEGKRKLEGKPLRFRGVHHAFAKILSEGGIRGLWAGWVPNIQRAALVNMGDLTTYDTVKHYLVLNTPLEDNIMTHGLSSLCSGLVASILGTPADVIKSRIMNQPRDKQGRGLLYKSSTDCLIQAVQGEGFMSLYKGFLPSWLRMTPWSLVFWLTYEKIREMSGVSPF
- the SLC25A27 gene encoding mitochondrial uncoupling protein 4 isoform X3 encodes the protein MSVPEDEERLLPLAQRWPRASKFLLSGCAATVAELATFPLDLTKTRLQMQGEAALARLGDSGKECAPYRGMVRTALGIVQEEGFLKLWQGVTPAIYRHIVYSGGRMVTYEHLREVVFGKSEDKHYPLWKSVIGGMMAGVVGQFLANPTDLVKVQMQMEGKRKLEGKPLRFRGVHHAFAKILSEGGIRGLWAGWVPNIQRAALVNMGDLTTYDTVKHYLVLNTPLEDNIMTHGLSSLCSGLVASILGTPADVIKSRIMNQPRDKQGRGLLYKSSTDCLIQAVQGEGFMSLYKGFLPSWLRMEDTLLHRDCDF
- the SLC25A27 gene encoding mitochondrial uncoupling protein 4 isoform X2, with the protein product MSVPEDEERLLPLAQRWPRASKFLLSGCAATVAELATFPLDLTKTRLQMQGEAALARLGDSGKECAPYRGMVRTALGIVQEEGFLKLWQGVTPAIYRHIVYSGGRMVTYEHLREVVFGKSEDKHYPLWKSVIGGMMAGVVGQFLANPTDLVKVQMQMEGKRKLEGKPLRFRGVHHAFAKILSEGGIRGLWAGWVPNIQRAALVNMGDLTTYDTVKHYLVLNTPLEDNIMTHGLSSLCSGLVASILGTPADVIKSRIMNQPRDKQGRGLLYKSSTDCLIQAVQGEGFMSLYKGFLPSWLRMQSGWITQGHPMRSSTEFSRRFES